One Chloroflexota bacterium DNA window includes the following coding sequences:
- a CDS encoding LLM class flavin-dependent oxidoreductase translates to MSSPVKLGMLAWNQYTTWPALRAAAVHADELGYDDLWTWDHLYPIVGSDQGPMLEGWMVIAGWAGATERARIGLMVGANTYRNPALVAKMATALDHVSGGRAILGIGAAWFETEHTAFGIPFGGSPGERLRWLDEAARIMRGMLLGQQPSGEEFYAARAVRNDPPPVQARFPLLIGGGGERRTLRTVALYADMCNLGGGFENVKHKDEVLRRHCAEVGRDESEIERTVGMGVTVIRDTEAEARRVNDELFAHNGRARAWPNQNIGTPEQVAEMMRPYLGIGFRHFIIGFPAPHDGESMERLITQVKPMLEAG, encoded by the coding sequence GTGAGCTCGCCCGTCAAGCTGGGCATGCTGGCCTGGAACCAGTACACCACCTGGCCAGCTCTGCGCGCCGCGGCGGTCCACGCTGACGAGCTCGGCTACGACGACCTATGGACCTGGGACCACCTCTACCCGATCGTGGGCTCTGACCAGGGCCCGATGCTCGAGGGCTGGATGGTGATCGCCGGCTGGGCCGGTGCCACCGAGCGGGCTCGGATCGGGCTGATGGTCGGCGCCAACACGTACCGCAACCCAGCCCTGGTGGCCAAGATGGCGACCGCCCTGGATCACGTCTCCGGCGGGCGGGCGATCCTGGGAATCGGCGCAGCCTGGTTCGAGACCGAGCATACGGCCTTCGGGATCCCGTTCGGCGGCTCGCCCGGCGAGCGGCTGCGCTGGCTCGACGAGGCGGCCCGCATCATGCGCGGCATGCTCCTGGGTCAGCAGCCGTCTGGCGAGGAGTTCTATGCGGCGCGCGCCGTTCGGAACGACCCGCCGCCGGTGCAGGCGCGGTTCCCGCTGCTGATCGGGGGTGGTGGTGAGCGTCGCACGCTGCGGACCGTCGCGCTGTACGCGGACATGTGCAACCTCGGTGGTGGCTTCGAGAACGTCAAGCACAAGGACGAGGTCCTCCGCCGCCACTGCGCCGAGGTCGGGCGCGACGAATCCGAGATCGAGCGGACGGTGGGGATGGGGGTCACGGTCATCCGCGACACCGAGGCCGAGGCGCGCCGCGTGAACGACGAGCTCTTCGCGCACAACGGCAGGGCGCGGGCCTGGCCCAACCAGAACATCGGGACGCCGGAGCAGGTCGCCGAGATGATGCGGCCGTACCTGGGGATTGGGTTCCGGCACTTCATCATCGGTTTTCCTGCGCCCCACGACGGCGAGAGCATGGAGCGGTTGATCACCCAGGTGAAGCCGATGTTGGAGGCCGGCTGA
- a CDS encoding PPOX class F420-dependent oxidoreductase translates to MASSMTTADTITPELREWLLSKLRFPVMATIGKDCMPKLSVIWFDLDPDRDDVVLLNTLAGRIKDRHLRRDPRVSLCFEEGTDYVTIEGRAELSDDREKALANIWAMAHRYGQGEGSFAMGDRVDITVHVERVIRHT, encoded by the coding sequence GTGGCCTCATCCATGACGACAGCCGACACGATCACCCCGGAACTGCGGGAATGGCTGCTCAGCAAGCTGCGATTCCCGGTGATGGCCACCATCGGCAAGGACTGCATGCCGAAGCTGTCGGTGATCTGGTTCGACCTGGATCCCGATCGGGACGACGTGGTCCTGCTCAACACGCTCGCCGGTCGCATCAAGGATCGCCACCTGCGGCGTGACCCGCGCGTCAGCCTCTGCTTCGAGGAGGGGACCGATTACGTCACCATCGAGGGCCGCGCCGAGCTCTCTGACGACCGCGAGAAGGCACTTGCCAACATCTGGGCCATGGCCCACCGCTACGGGCAGGGCGAGGGCTCGTTCGCGATGGGCGACCGGGTCGACATCACGGTCCACGTCGAGCGGGTGATCCGCCACACGTGA
- a CDS encoding molybdopterin-binding protein codes for MDPESNGPTAELLSIGSELLAGETIDTNAAFLGSALARLGIPLRSIRALPDDRAVIAAAFAEAGGRVPLVVATGGLGPTHDDLTREGLADALGEELIPDHALEAQLRKRFAAFGTMPESNLRQALRVPSAAALPNPIGSAPGWWVDREGLVVVLMPGVPSEMRRMWNEQVVHRLAGRFALRPVHARSVKTFGIGESALAEMVGDLLAEPGAGVDAGIYAHDDGVHLRFWTRGEVEALDAPVARALALLGDRAYGTDEAGLAGVALAALGRAGAATVASWEADTRGTLLSILAAAEAAPGSAQFVGGLLDGGGAMSTLVADAVIQVSLLPTDAHGRSRVRVSVTGTVSLPMVEVRVHGSGPQRARRAAFAALDQVRRAFAG; via the coding sequence ATGGACCCCGAGAGCAACGGACCCACCGCCGAGCTGCTCAGCATCGGCTCGGAGCTGCTCGCCGGGGAGACGATCGACACCAACGCAGCCTTCCTCGGATCGGCGCTCGCACGCCTCGGGATCCCGCTGCGAAGCATCCGCGCGCTGCCCGATGACCGGGCGGTGATCGCCGCAGCCTTCGCCGAGGCCGGCGGCCGCGTCCCGCTGGTGGTGGCCACCGGTGGCCTGGGGCCGACCCACGACGACCTGACCCGCGAGGGACTGGCCGATGCCCTGGGCGAGGAGCTGATCCCAGACCACGCCCTCGAGGCGCAGCTGCGGAAGCGCTTCGCGGCCTTCGGAACGATGCCCGAGTCCAACCTGCGCCAGGCCCTGCGTGTGCCATCAGCCGCGGCGCTCCCCAACCCCATCGGCTCCGCGCCCGGTTGGTGGGTGGATCGGGAAGGGTTGGTCGTGGTGTTGATGCCCGGAGTCCCGTCGGAGATGCGGCGCATGTGGAACGAGCAGGTCGTCCATCGTCTTGCCGGCCGCTTCGCGCTGCGGCCCGTCCACGCGCGGAGCGTGAAGACGTTTGGGATCGGCGAGTCAGCCCTGGCCGAGATGGTCGGCGACCTGCTGGCGGAGCCCGGTGCCGGCGTTGATGCGGGCATCTACGCGCACGACGACGGCGTGCACCTGCGCTTCTGGACCCGAGGTGAGGTGGAAGCCCTGGATGCGCCGGTGGCGCGTGCGCTGGCTCTCCTCGGCGACCGGGCGTATGGCACCGACGAAGCCGGTCTCGCGGGAGTGGCACTCGCTGCACTCGGGCGCGCGGGCGCCGCGACCGTCGCCTCGTGGGAAGCCGACACCCGCGGCACGTTGCTCTCCATCCTGGCCGCTGCCGAGGCAGCTCCCGGGTCGGCGCAATTTGTTGGCGGTCTGCTCGACGGCGGCGGCGCCATGTCCACCCTGGTGGCCGACGCGGTGATCCAGGTCTCGCTGCTCCCGACCGATGCCCATGGTCGCAGCCGCGTCCGCGTCTCGGTGACCGGAACCGTCAGCCTGCCGATGGTCGAGGTGCGCGTGCACGGCAGCGGGCCGCAGCGCGCTCGACGCGCGGCCTTTGCGGCGTTGGACCAGGTGCGGAGGGCTTTCGCGGGATAG